The following coding sequences are from one Verrucomicrobiota bacterium window:
- a CDS encoding CDP-alcohol phosphatidyltransferase family protein, giving the protein MTLPNQITIARILLIPVFVVLAIYYGKTAASGHPDENLRLATIAVFLAAALSDGIDGWLARRFHLKSRLGAILDPIADKGLMLTAIITLSVTKWPYELPVWYPVLVIARDIIIVVGCAILRLLNDHLEVRPSHLGKASTFLQMLTVAVVMLQWSHCDPVVWVSGAVTLLSGIGYVASGIKQLQDGGHTVPVTPSDKPAS; this is encoded by the coding sequence ATGACTCTCCCCAACCAGATCACCATCGCCCGGATCCTACTGATCCCGGTATTTGTCGTGCTTGCGATCTATTACGGGAAGACAGCCGCTTCCGGTCACCCCGACGAGAATCTTCGCTTGGCAACCATTGCCGTTTTTCTTGCGGCCGCCCTGAGTGACGGGATCGACGGGTGGCTCGCCCGCCGCTTTCACCTCAAGTCACGCCTAGGCGCCATCCTGGATCCGATCGCCGACAAGGGGCTGATGCTGACGGCGATCATCACTCTAAGTGTCACGAAGTGGCCCTACGAACTCCCTGTGTGGTACCCGGTGCTCGTGATCGCCCGTGACATCATTATTGTGGTCGGGTGCGCCATCCTGCGTCTGCTCAACGATCATCTGGAAGTGAGGCCCTCGCATTTGGGCAAGGCCTCCACCTTCCTTCAGATGCTGACGGTTGCCGTCGTCATGTTGCAGTGGAGCCACTGTGATCCGGTGGTCTGGGTCTCCGGAGCGGTGACTCTTCTGAGTGGTATCGGCTATGTCGCCTCCGGCATCAAGCAACTCCAGGATGGCGGACACACGGTTCCCGTGACACCCTCGGATAAACCCGCTTCCTAA
- a CDS encoding squalene/phytoene synthase family protein yields the protein MESSTPALSIPRRIRGSRPRRSSNLIPALLLLPGGRRSDALLFAEWCRLVDDIADSRSLEVTQKQKALESWLSAIEFRNKTSIRLPEDFEAIIQRRHLDRHLLSEIVRGMLMDAGDREQNRYATFKDLEIYCRRVASAVGLTSAQIFGAQGEAVESYAEQLGIALQLTNILRDVAEDASMGRIYIPREDLKRFGVSKKDILQSRLSPEMTHLLNYQAERADSWFAKAEIAWSEMTINQRRLMRPARLMSALYRDLLLQMHRDRYDVFAKRYRVPTFRKLLTLLRVMTARN from the coding sequence ATGGAATCATCAACCCCCGCACTCAGCATCCCGCGCAGGATTCGGGGCTCGCGGCCTCGGCGTTCTTCCAACCTGATCCCGGCACTTCTTCTGCTACCCGGGGGTCGGCGTTCCGATGCACTCCTATTCGCGGAGTGGTGCCGCCTTGTGGATGATATCGCCGACAGCCGTTCCCTTGAGGTTACTCAGAAGCAGAAGGCACTGGAGTCTTGGCTGAGTGCGATTGAGTTTAGAAATAAGACTTCTATAAGACTCCCGGAAGATTTTGAGGCCATAATCCAGAGGCGGCATCTCGACCGCCACCTGCTCTCGGAGATCGTACGTGGCATGCTCATGGACGCGGGAGATCGTGAGCAGAACCGCTACGCGACCTTCAAGGATTTGGAAATCTACTGCCGCCGCGTCGCCTCGGCTGTGGGACTGACCAGCGCTCAGATCTTTGGAGCTCAGGGAGAAGCCGTGGAGAGCTATGCGGAGCAGTTGGGGATAGCCCTGCAACTCACCAACATCCTGAGGGATGTCGCCGAGGATGCATCGATGGGCCGGATCTACATCCCCCGTGAGGATCTCAAGCGCTTCGGAGTCAGTAAGAAGGACATTCTCCAGTCACGTCTCTCTCCGGAAATGACTCACCTTCTGAATTATCAGGCAGAGCGGGCCGACTCGTGGTTCGCCAAGGCTGAGATCGCCTGGTCGGAAATGACCATCAATCAACGGCGCCTCATGCGCCCAGCCCGACTCATGAGCGCCCTCTACCGCGATCTCCTGCTCCAGATGCACCGAGACCGCTACGATGTCTTTGCGAAGCGATACCGGGTTCCCACATTCAGAAAGCTTCTGACCCTACTCCGGGTGATGACGGCGAGGAACTGA
- a CDS encoding SUMF1/EgtB/PvdO family nonheme iron enzyme — MKKILLATAILAGASLTTSAHADTFGTGANQFTLDFTTIGNTNNSADTTGYGSVGYAYRIGTYEISQNQIDKATASGLQNVTAGEWTGDRPAGRMTWYESAAFVNWLNTSKGFAPAYNLSWSGSTWSMALWTATDNGYDANNLYRNSQAKYFLPSENEFYKAAFGKSDGTGYYLYPTASNSAPTAVTSGTTSGTAVYNQGWIPPGPASIYQAGGRSSYGTMGQGGNMQEWQESSSDGTNNNVGDQRMVRGGYWYGSSSDALDSSTRSSFGPSTDIVNLGFRVASVSGIVPESPAIPEPSTYALFGLGALALVIAYRRKMA, encoded by the coding sequence ATGAAGAAGATCCTACTCGCCACAGCGATCCTTGCTGGCGCAAGCCTTACCACCAGCGCCCATGCCGATACCTTCGGAACGGGGGCCAATCAGTTCACCCTCGATTTCACCACGATCGGTAATACCAATAACAGCGCCGACACCACCGGCTACGGCTCGGTCGGTTACGCCTACCGGATCGGAACCTACGAGATCTCCCAGAACCAGATCGATAAGGCCACAGCCTCCGGACTCCAGAATGTCACGGCGGGAGAATGGACCGGTGACAGGCCTGCGGGCCGCATGACTTGGTATGAGTCGGCGGCCTTTGTGAACTGGCTCAATACGAGCAAAGGATTTGCCCCCGCTTATAATCTGTCATGGAGTGGCAGCACCTGGAGCATGGCTCTCTGGACAGCCACAGACAACGGGTATGATGCCAATAACCTCTACCGCAACTCACAGGCGAAGTATTTCCTCCCAAGCGAGAACGAGTTCTACAAGGCGGCTTTCGGCAAGAGTGACGGGACTGGCTACTACCTGTATCCGACGGCCAGCAATTCTGCCCCCACGGCTGTTACAAGCGGAACCACCTCAGGAACAGCTGTCTATAACCAAGGTTGGATACCACCAGGACCCGCTTCTATCTATCAAGCTGGAGGACGCAGCTCCTACGGGACGATGGGTCAGGGAGGGAATATGCAGGAATGGCAGGAAAGCTCCTCGGATGGCACGAATAACAATGTGGGTGATCAACGCATGGTTCGAGGAGGTTACTGGTATGGTTCCTCCAGTGATGCTCTAGATTCCTCGACCCGCTCCAGCTTCGGTCCGAGCACTGATATCGTAAATCTTGGGTTCCGAGTTGCCAGCGTGAGTGGAATTGTTCCAGAAAGCCCTGCTATTCCCGAACCCTCCACCTACGCGCTATTCGGCCTCGGTGCGCTCGCGTTGGTGATCGCCTACCGCCGGAAAATGGCCTGA
- the der gene encoding ribosome biogenesis GTPase Der → MRRVAIVGRPNVGKSSLFNRLMGRRVAIVHDQPGVTRDRLAGICKTGSVPFEIIDTGGIGDAPDPDFAEATHVAAQVAIASADLLLFVVDGRAGLTPLDRELARMLRSGGRPLILVINKIDQEMHESLVADFFQLGFPEVLTISAAHGRGTIDLLEMICGKLGEMASITVTEPEDLSAPRLAIVGRPNVGKSSLLNRLLGEERSIVSDISGTTRDALDVRCELGGEPYILVDTAGLRHRSKPDTSVEIFSAMRSEEAIRRADAGLLVVDATEGVTTQDKRIAGMLQESYKACIILLNKWDLVSKEDGGRASQGEQSDVIRKDLFFLDYAPVVCISAKTGQGFSRIFTALKSVRQETETRISTGELNRFFRDTFEQHPPPSKSGKRFKLLYATQVLPAIVRPFSPPEFLLFVNDPDLITDAYREYLFNQFRARWPFPGVPIRLRMKGRDSREVQDRKKEGRTITNAAIAAEDADSLRENKEHKENGGAKENKGKKETQEKSPRRPLLKAVPRPRRAPSHKPQKRLGGKKTAAPRKGRAPRR, encoded by the coding sequence ATGAGACGAGTCGCTATTGTCGGTCGCCCCAATGTGGGTAAATCCTCCCTCTTCAACCGTCTCATGGGACGGAGGGTCGCTATCGTCCATGACCAACCGGGCGTGACTCGCGACCGTCTGGCCGGGATCTGCAAGACAGGTTCGGTGCCCTTCGAAATCATTGACACCGGTGGCATCGGCGATGCACCCGATCCCGACTTCGCGGAGGCGACCCATGTGGCCGCTCAGGTCGCGATCGCAAGTGCCGATCTGCTTCTCTTTGTCGTGGATGGGAGGGCTGGACTCACACCCCTGGATCGCGAGCTGGCCCGGATGCTGCGATCCGGAGGGCGCCCCCTCATCCTAGTCATCAACAAGATCGATCAGGAAATGCATGAGTCGTTGGTCGCGGATTTTTTCCAGCTCGGCTTTCCGGAGGTGCTAACAATCAGCGCCGCCCATGGACGCGGCACCATTGATCTGCTCGAGATGATCTGCGGCAAGCTCGGAGAGATGGCTTCCATCACCGTCACCGAACCCGAAGATCTCTCGGCGCCCCGACTGGCGATTGTGGGCCGTCCGAATGTTGGGAAATCCTCACTCTTGAACCGGTTGCTCGGCGAAGAACGCAGCATCGTAAGCGATATCTCCGGCACCACCCGCGACGCCCTCGATGTGCGCTGTGAACTGGGCGGCGAGCCCTACATTCTCGTGGATACGGCCGGACTCCGTCACCGTTCCAAGCCCGACACCTCGGTGGAGATCTTCAGCGCGATGCGTTCCGAGGAGGCGATCCGACGGGCTGACGCGGGGCTGCTTGTGGTCGATGCGACTGAGGGAGTCACCACCCAGGACAAACGCATCGCCGGCATGCTTCAGGAATCGTACAAGGCCTGCATCATCCTTCTCAACAAATGGGATCTCGTCAGCAAGGAGGACGGAGGGCGCGCCTCCCAAGGCGAACAGTCCGACGTGATCCGGAAGGACCTCTTCTTCCTCGATTACGCTCCAGTGGTCTGCATCTCGGCCAAGACGGGCCAGGGGTTTAGCCGGATTTTCACCGCGCTCAAGAGCGTCCGCCAGGAAACTGAAACCCGGATCTCGACGGGAGAGCTGAACAGATTCTTTCGAGATACCTTCGAGCAGCACCCTCCTCCCTCCAAGTCGGGCAAGCGCTTCAAGCTCCTCTACGCCACCCAAGTGTTGCCGGCGATCGTACGGCCGTTCAGCCCGCCCGAGTTCCTGCTCTTTGTTAACGATCCCGATCTCATCACGGATGCTTACCGAGAGTACCTCTTCAACCAATTCCGGGCACGCTGGCCCTTTCCCGGTGTTCCGATCCGCCTCCGCATGAAGGGACGCGATAGCCGTGAGGTTCAGGATCGCAAAAAGGAGGGCCGCACGATCACTAATGCCGCCATCGCCGCGGAGGATGCAGACTCACTCAGGGAGAATAAAGAGCATAAGGAGAACGGGGGTGCTAAGGAGAATAAGGGAAAAAAGGAAACTCAGGAGAAGTCCCCGCGTCGCCCACTCCTCAAGGCAGTGCCACGTCCCCGTCGCGCCCCCTCGCACAAGCCACAGAAGCGTCTCGGTGGGAAAAAGACAGCAGCTCCCCGCAAGGGAAGGGCCCCCCGTCGGTAG
- a CDS encoding YihY/virulence factor BrkB family protein, translating to MTTHDGERKRLIPRHVVTSALYLWRLIRETATIYGRISGGENAAAFAYYALFSLVPLVALLLTIGSYLFPGDTALTTIHRFVPIGEEQQELLWSMVRGLEKARGSVSIASILILTWASLRFFHSLVLSINHAWGTRRLPWWQMPVKNLLLILAMSGALLIGTIVPALLQGVARLLHSLERVITEYFPMVNVAHALAVVDFSRYVGGTLVLFYCFTVLFMLAPRLKIRFVQIWIPALLVAILLQVGQAFFVNIVPKLINYSAIYGAMGGMMFLLLWVYIAGVIIIGGGCLCAAMAHLQGHAYVNHSQIGTRTTGDDHPEP from the coding sequence ATGACAACGCACGATGGTGAGCGAAAAAGATTGATTCCACGGCACGTTGTCACATCCGCACTCTATCTCTGGCGGTTGATCCGCGAGACCGCGACGATCTATGGGCGGATCAGCGGCGGTGAGAACGCAGCAGCCTTCGCCTACTACGCCCTCTTCTCGCTTGTTCCTCTTGTCGCTCTCCTGCTGACCATCGGCTCCTATCTCTTCCCCGGGGACACGGCCCTGACCACCATCCACCGTTTCGTTCCCATTGGGGAGGAACAGCAGGAGCTTCTTTGGAGCATGGTGCGCGGTCTGGAAAAAGCGCGCGGCAGTGTCAGCATCGCCTCCATCCTTATCCTAACCTGGGCCTCCCTGCGGTTCTTCCACTCACTCGTGCTCTCGATCAATCACGCCTGGGGAACACGCCGGCTCCCCTGGTGGCAGATGCCGGTGAAAAATCTCCTCCTGATTCTGGCCATGTCGGGAGCCCTGCTCATCGGCACCATCGTTCCAGCACTACTGCAGGGGGTGGCGCGACTATTGCACTCCCTGGAGAGAGTGATCACCGAATACTTCCCCATGGTCAACGTCGCCCATGCGCTGGCCGTTGTGGACTTCAGCCGTTATGTCGGAGGCACCCTGGTACTCTTCTATTGTTTCACAGTGCTCTTCATGCTGGCGCCGCGTCTTAAGATCCGCTTTGTCCAGATCTGGATCCCGGCCCTGCTCGTCGCCATTCTCCTCCAGGTAGGCCAGGCCTTCTTCGTGAACATTGTCCCGAAGCTCATCAACTACAGCGCCATCTACGGGGCGATGGGTGGCATGATGTTCCTGCTACTCTGGGTCTACATCGCCGGGGTGATCATCATCGGAGGGGGATGTCTCTGCGCCGCGATGGCTCATCTCCAGGGCCATGCCTATGTCAACCACAGCCAGATCGGGACGCGCACAACGGGAGACGACCATCCGGAGCCGTAG
- the pdxH gene encoding pyridoxamine 5'-phosphate oxidase has product MEQSERPDLLDVASFRRDYHHAELRSADLAPDPFVQFHAWLDEAKSSPSVLESTAMVLSTSSPEGEVSSRVVLLKGYDETGFRFFTNTGSRKALQIAANNFVSLLFYWEPLERQIQINGIASLLPRSETEAYFASRPRGSRIGAWASRQSMVLPDRETLDRQATELEERYSGEEIPVPDFWSGYQVSPRTIEFWQGRPNRLHDRFRYRRPKQGKSAEGTAWIIERLSP; this is encoded by the coding sequence ATGGAACAATCCGAGCGCCCAGACCTTCTCGACGTGGCCTCGTTCCGGCGTGACTACCATCATGCCGAACTCAGGAGTGCCGACCTCGCTCCCGATCCGTTCGTCCAGTTCCATGCGTGGCTGGATGAGGCGAAGTCTTCCCCCTCCGTTCTGGAATCGACCGCCATGGTCCTCTCTACGAGTTCCCCGGAGGGGGAAGTCTCCTCCCGTGTCGTGCTGCTGAAGGGATACGATGAGACCGGATTCCGTTTCTTCACCAATACTGGCAGCCGCAAGGCCTTGCAGATTGCGGCCAATAACTTTGTCTCCCTGCTCTTCTACTGGGAGCCCCTCGAGCGTCAGATTCAGATCAACGGTATTGCCTCGCTCCTGCCCCGCTCGGAGACGGAGGCCTACTTCGCGAGCCGTCCGCGGGGTAGTCGCATCGGAGCATGGGCCTCCCGCCAGAGCATGGTGCTCCCCGACCGCGAGACGCTTGATCGACAGGCAACGGAACTGGAAGAGCGCTACTCAGGAGAGGAGATCCCTGTGCCCGATTTCTGGAGCGGCTATCAGGTCTCCCCTCGTACGATCGAGTTTTGGCAGGGTCGACCAAACCGCCTCCACGACCGCTTCCGTTATAGACGCCCCAAGCAGGGGAAGTCAGCCGAAGGCACGGCCTGGATCATCGAACGCCTGAGTCCGTAA